The following coding sequences are from one Musa acuminata AAA Group cultivar baxijiao chromosome BXJ1-6, Cavendish_Baxijiao_AAA, whole genome shotgun sequence window:
- the LOC135676612 gene encoding uncharacterized protein LOC135676612: MAGETNGGWGGGAESVLNLVPGSSISVRYHSLFGPHDDFLLLEADEALLPDILHNRVTIRGQTDEEAVLCTPLATYAMKFVGTSNSVFLIPPGDPIPPCMEDTCNDSKSNTSAAHEVVPSVIKVASSNMELVLVAPHLDKLKSLLNERPYKLDEDVETDFQHNRSLYRWQDLLEQIQASEQELRDGLKALSAAEIDGFWRIIDEKTMDEILNMVLNNSILHGWPLNALEEHEVVSVLDADGYPRNITLHCLETFGNMVESSGCSFWSLDEKKVCLRFALQALGGGKMKLEIFLQKWRHCVPSGMHADLKMLEGEVLYEKLGFETWIRAFRVSALPSTPAERFAALFMERPRWNWKDLEPYIRDLHVPGLSLEGLLIKYTRRSQPSADVEPIFSAR; encoded by the exons ATGGCAGGAGAGACCAACGGTGGGTGGGGCGGGGGAGCCGAATCCGTGCTCAATCTCGTCCCAGGTTCCTCCATCTCCGTTCGTTACCACTCTCTCTTCGGACCTCACGACGATTTCCTCCTCCTCGAGGCCGACGAGGCGCTCCTCCCTGATATCCTCCACAACAG AGTTACAATACGAGGGCAGACAGATGAGGAAGCTGTTCTTTGCACTCCTTTGGCAACTTATGCCATGAAGTTTGTCGGCACATCCAACTCAGTATTTCTGATACCCCCAGGGGATCCAATTCCTCCCTGCATGGAAGATACATGCAATGACAGCAAATCAAACACTTCAGCAGCCCATGAAGTGGTTCCATCTGTGATCAAAGTGGCATCAAGCAATATGGAATTAGTTCTAGTTGCCCCACACCTTGATAAATTGAAGTCCCTTCTTAATGAGAGGCCTTACAAACTCGATGAGGATGTGGAAACTGATTTTCAGCACAACAGAAGCCTATATAGATGGCAAGATCTGCTTGAGCAGATTCAAGCTAGTGAACAAGAATTGAGGGATGGATTGAAGGCCCTCTCAGCCGCAGAGATTGATGGGTTCTGGAGGATCATTGATGAGAAGACCATGGATGAAATCCTAAATATGGTCTTGAACAATTCTATCTTGCATGGGTGGCCTTTAAATGCACTCGAGGAACATGAGGTAGTATCAGTCTTGGATGCTGATGGGTATCCTCGTAACATTACTCTTCACTGCCTTGAAACATTTGGAAATATGGTGGAGAGTTCAGGATGCAGTTTCTGGAGCTTAGATGAGAAAAAAGTCTGCCTGCGCTTTGCTTTGCAAGCTTTAGGTGGAGGAAAGATGAAGTTGGAGATTTTCTTGCAGAAATGGAGACACTGTGTTCCTTCTGGGATGCATGCAGATTTGAAAATGCTTGAGGGTGAAGTGTTGTACGAAAAGCTTGGCTTTGAAACTTGGATCCGTGCTTTCAGAGTCTCAGCTCTTCCATCGACGCCAGCCGAGCGGTTTGCAGCTCTCTTCATGGAGCGTCCAAGATGGAATTGGAAAGACTTAGAGCCCTACATCAG GGACTTGCATGTACCAGGGCTCTCTTTAGAAGGTTTGCTTATCAAGTATACTCGAAGATCGCAACCAAGTGCAGATGTTGAGCCTATTTTTAGTGCAAGGTAA